The genome window GAGAGGACCATGGGATGCAAACCAAGAATTTGGGATGGCAAGTCTTTGACCCTTAGTCCAAGTTTACTTGGACTCCTGGGGCCTGTGGGAGTGATACTAGACTCAAGCATGAGGCTATGGTCCTGCCAGTACCCCCAGCTCTAGCACAGGCTGTAAATCCTCCCAGCTCTGTTCCTTCCCATCCCTAAGGCAGAAAAGCAGAGACAATAACCCACGTCTCACTGTCCCCACAGACCTGTTGAGCGAGGAGCCTCGGACAGGGCTACGACCACTAAGGCACTCAAAGTCAGGGAAGTCACTGACCCAGTCCCTGTGGCTGAACAACAATGTCCTCAATGACCTGAGAGACTTTAGCCATGTGGTTTCACTGCTTCTGGAGCATCCAGAGAACCTGGCCTGGATCGACCTGTCCTTCAACGACCTGACTTCCATCGACCCTGTGAGTCCCCAGCACTGTGATTTAGTCACAGGGTGGGCCCGACGCCAACTTGTCCAACCCCcagcctctccatctcccacGTCTTTCAGGAAGTAGTGCAGCAGCAGGCTGCTGTCCAAGTACATGGCTATGGGCTCAGACAGACATAGGTTCAAATCCTAGGTTTGTCTCTTACTGTAGGACTTTGGGCAAGATACCCCACCTTTCAAAATCTGTCTCCCTGTCTGAAAAAATGAGGAGCATGTGCTCCCACCAAACATAAAGGTTTTGTGAGGAAAGCCAAATGGCATGTAGCAGGCTCCAATAACACAACAGCTTTTGTTATCAGGCACCCTCTGTGCCTTGTGCAGAGTTTGTCTGTGGAAGAGACAGATGAAGTACAGCACTTATTTTCCATGAACTCAGACtcaagttttaagaaataaacacattgaCCTTTTCTTGTCCAGGATCCCTACCAGGGGAAAAAAGCAGCTAGAGCATGAGCTGGAAACGATTCCCTGGGTTGTAGATTGTAATTTTGTAATTGTAAATTTGAAAGCTTCTCTTCTGTACCTGGTGAGATGCTATCCCTGTCCCTTGTTGTGAAAGAATCTTAGATCTCCAACACTAAAAAGGTCTTCCGTGTAGGGGCAATTGAGGCTCGGGGGGAGCAGGAGTGCCTATTCATCTGGCAAGTCAGTGGCTGTGCTAGGCTGCCGGTCCATACCTCCCATCCCTCAGAGCACAGTTCTGTGCCAACATGGTACCCCTGTACCCATTCAGAGTAAAACAACAAGTAGGTCAGAGTTATCCAGAATGGCTGCAGGGGGGTAGCAGACTGGAAAGCAAGTTGTTTCCCAGACTCTTCCTTCTTTGCCCACCAGTCCTGAGCACCAATCCAGGGCTCTGCCCATCCTGGCTTTTGGTTTCCTTCCCCAACAGGTCCTGACAACTTTCTTCAACCTCAGTGTACTCTATCTCCACGGCAACAGCATCCAGCGCCTGGGAGAGGTGAACAAGCTGGCTGTCCTCCCACGGCTCCGGAGCCTGACACTCCACGGGAATCccatagaggaagagaaggggtaTAGGTAAGTGCCCTGACCCCAAAGCTGAGCTCCCCTGAGGgcaaggaggtggggagagaagaaatcCAACACCAGTGTTCTGCCGTGCTAGGGCAGAGAAGGGAGTGGCGACCTTTAGGCATGTCTTACTATCCATCAGGGGAGACTCTGTCTCCCCCCAAATTATCCTTTAGTCCCTCCATTCCTTGCAGTTAGGGGAGAGAGCAGCAGCtggtggagggggaaggaggttCTGGTGGGGGCTGGCCCCCAGCCCAAGTCTTCCCCACAGGCAGTATGTGCTGTGCACCCTGCCCCCTATCACCACATTCGACTTCAGCGGGGTCACCAAAGCAGACCGTGCCACAGCTGAAGTGTGGAAACGCATGAACATCAAGCCCAAGAAGGTCCGGATCAAGCAGAATGCACTCTGAGGCTCCCAGGGCCCCAGCAGTCCTAAAGGCCGAAGACAGTCAATTTGGTTTAACAATAAACGATCGGAGCAGTTGAGCAGATGTGAAGTCACCTGTGCCATGTACAAATGTCCTCTGCCTCAGGCAATAGTCAGTAGCTCCGGTCTTAACTTCACCaatggagggaggcagaggagggaaaggcCTTTTGGCCTGGGACGTAGACCTTTTGACCTGGTTTACTGTATGGTCTTGAGAAACTTACCTTATCTCTCTgggcccctttttaaaaaactcttcagTTCAGATAGAGGTTAGAGCTGCTTCAAAGAGCACCAAGTTTCTGTGAGTACACCTCAGAGAAGATGCTAGACCCCCCACTTCAATCAGATCAGAGTAGCTCCACTCTGTTTTACATGCTGGTGTTCTGCTTGAGATTTCAtcagataaatagaatcttctGCTTGAAAACAGTGGCTTGCTGGCTCCGTATCAAGTATCCTTGGTCTGCCTTTACCCCTCAACCCTGGGCTTGTTGGTAATTCCACTGCACCTGAAGCAGGGCCCCCAACAGTGACAGCTGCCTTGGATTCCAGTTTGTTCAGTTTGGACACTATTCACTGGAGAAGGGACAAGCAGTCTTATCCAATCTGAGGTTAGCCCAGGCCATTTCCAGCTAAGACCTGGGAACTCTGAACCCTTATCTCCTAGATTCCTCTCAATGGCCCTAGAAGATGTACCTCCCACCCCATCTCGCTGCTCACAGACCAGAAGTACTAGGGTGGTGGGCAGGACAGAGGGGCTGCAACCAGCACACAGATGAATACACTTCCTTTATCGAGGGcgacaaaccaaaacaaaaccccaaaaccccaaacaTGTAAAAACCCAGGGTGCTAGAAATACAAACTCAATTCATTCAAATTCAAGCTTGTCCAGACCCTGGTCATAAACCCTCATGAGGTGCATGTGAGCACCAAGtcagggaggggggaaaggagtGAGGCCAAGAGAAAGGGTGGGAAGAGGGCCCCCACAGGCCCCCTAGGGATCACCCTCACAGTGGTACCTCCAACTTCCCAGTGACAGTGAAGACCTACTAGGCTCTAACCTTTTgatccccaccccatccctggccAGGGCTTTGAATGCCAGTCCCAAATGGTTCTGCCCTCCCTTGCTCCGTCCTCAAGTGCTGAGGCTTCCGGCCTcactcttctcctcctccacacTCTTCTCTGTGATTAGTAGCAGGTCAGGGTGCTGTGAGAGCCGCAGTaaggctgggggccaggggaggcAGGGTGGAGATGGGGtggagagaagagcagagctgTCCAAGGATCCCTCTCTTCACGGGATTCCGAACTGTACAACCAGCTCCTCTTTTGCGTCCACTCGGATCTGAGAAAGTGCACTGTAGGCATAAGCAGCTATCCTGGAGACCTGGGACAGAGGGGCCAGGGACgagaggaacagagaggggcAGTGAGAAGGGAGATTGGGTGGCAAGAGAGGAGGGGATGGTGGGGGACAGGAAGCCAAAGAGGAAAGCAGGGATGGGACAGACAGCAAAGAACAAGGAGAGGGGGCGGTAGAATAAGGGTAGAAACAAGAATATACAAAGTACAAGAGGTGAGAGTGAGTTGGGTACTCGAGCTACCAGGCTCCCTAACTCCACCTCTCTACTGCCTCTGAGACAGAGAAGGTGACCCCTCTGCCACAGCCTGGGCCTGGAGGGAAGGGTAGGCAGGGGCGGGCCCATGGGCGGCTCACCTGCTGCAAGTCGGAGAAGGGGACAGGCTCGCTGGCCAGCACTTGGTGGGGCTGGCTGGTGAGAGACGGCAGCGGCGGCAGCTTCTTCCAGTGGGTCAGGCTGCTGCTTAGCACAGCCAAGCGGGTGCTGGCCAAGAGGATGGATGGGAGTGCGCAGTCAGACCAGTCTGCtttgcccagcccagcccagcccaggcaaGCCTTGTTCCTTCAGGCCAGAGAAGGGTGACAGGCACCTCCGCTCACCACGACTTGCTCCAGGCCCACCTCCCTCAGCCTCCTCACCCCTGCAGGCCACGGGGCAAACAGGGCTGACATAAACATCTGTATGGTACCAGGGATTTGCTGTCAGTCTCCTGCGCTACACCCAAACAAGAAGCCTGGACTGCGGCTCAGGCTCCAAATCTGGGTAAGGGGtgaaggggcaggaaggagcccaAGTAGCCTGAGTGGGGGCCACCGAAGCTGGCCGGGCCTCACCTGTATTGCCTTGCCCGGTCCATGTACTCATGCTGCTCCATGCCCTGGGAGTCCGCGGCAGACACGTCAATGATGTTGCtttggggagaggaggcagagggaacatgACAGGTGCTTCAAAAGGGACACAAAGGATTCCCTGCCAAGTGCCGACTCCAAGGCTATCTGACACCAGTATCCCTGCCTGCCCAGTggagcagggctgggcccagAGGCACCTCTAGCTGTTGACCTTGCCCATCCCCCCTGTCCTGGGCCACCCAGTCCCTCTATCCCATCCTTTAACATGGATGGTGAAGCTCTGCTCAGGCTTGGGCCTGTGGTGCTCACCTGGCTGTCTTAGCAAGAATGGAGGAGAGCAAGGCCTGCTCATCTGTGCGAGTGGGAGGCAGGCTGTGGTAGTTGGGCTCGGCTCCATTGAGGGCTTTGGTAGGGGGGCTGCTAGGGTCCAGCAGCAGCTTCCGTTCCTCTCGGTCCTAGGAGGGGCCAAAGGGGAGAAGTCGGCCCTAGAGACTTTAGTCCAACACCTGCCTTTCCTGGGCTCTCCTCTCAGCCCACCTCTGACCTTTAACCACCAAGAAATATCCTAAGTGTATGGAATGTCAGCTAAGGCTCAGTCCTGCCTGCCCTTGGGAGCTCGGCTGAGTTGGTGGTCTGGGATGAATCAGAGTGGAACCAAGCAGTCCTAGAGGCCCTAAGAAGATGGACAGAGGCACAAAGCATGTATCCAGTAACACCTCTAGAGCTTCACAGAACATTCTAGTGCCTGATGCAGGTCAGGAGATCCCCCAGACAATTCTATTCCTCGTATAATGTCGGGACAGGAGTCCTAGCCTCTGGGTCACACAGTCCCACTGTGCCCCCTCCTTGAGGGCAGGTCCCTTCTACTCTCAAGTGTTCACTCTCCTCTGATGCTCTCTTCATACATGACTCCCAGAACCAAACTTGATGCACCTGGTGAAGCCAGACCTGACAATGGAGCTGCTCCCTCCCTTACCATGCCAGCACACCTCTAGCAGTGTGGTTCTGCTTTTTCAGTCACCTACGTTGATCATCACAGCCCCCAGAACTAACCTTGGGCCAGACCAAGTCTCCCTGTCCCTCACAATTCTGTGTATATTTCTCTTCATCCTCATCTACTGCAATCTCTCTGAATATGACCCTGCCTTGAGCCCATCCACTGCAAATCCCCGCTGGCTTTGTGTCAGCTACAAATTGGATAAGCAGACCTGCTGGGTATCTATCCAAGCCATAAAGAGCAAGTGTGCCCAGGACAAAGCCAAGGACAAGGGGCCTATCCTGCCTAATGCTGACTCACCAACTCTCAATGCCAGACCACCAGCGCTCCACTCCAGGCCACTTTCAGTTCCTACCACAAACCTTCCCACTGCAGGCTCCTGGCTCCCCTGGCCACAGCGCTCCTTACAGAGGGGCCACTTCCTCCTGCTGGCCTGCCCCACCCTAAGGCAGGCCCAGCCTTTTCACAATACTCTTTGTTCTAAAGCCTAGGTTGTCCATGTGTCCCCAGTTCCCAACAACACAGGACAAGAGCTGTGGGATTCTGCCCTATCACTTCCCAACTCCTCAACACAGCCCCTCCTCCTTAAAACACAGGGTAAGTGTGAAAGGGCCAGAAAGACAAAATGCTTGCCAGAGATCTGGCTCCCTAATGAACCCTTGAGTTTGCTTCCTGTGTGTCATCCTTCCCCCAAGCAGACAGATCTTCCTGCAGGACAGGGCAGTTTTCCCCCCATCAGGGGTTCTTCAAGAACAATGTTTTCCTGACACCTAGACTCCCAGAAAAGGCCAGGCTTGTGGACATCACAGTGGACAAATAACTTCACTTCCCCCCCTCACAGAAGGCCAAGTGCAGCATGGAGGGGATTTTCACACCCTGAGTCAGTGTCAACCCAAGGGTCAGGATTTCACCGTCTACCCTAGCACAGACACATGTATGTGGCCTGCCCATGACTACTATGGGCAAAGCTGAAAGAGACAGCTTGGCCCAATGGATAAAGCACATGGCTTGGTATCAAGACACCACAGCTACGGCACTACTCAGCTCTGTATCATTGGCTAAACCATTTCGTCTCTCTAAACTTTCTTCTTGCCATTAAATACACAATCTGTACCTATAGGACAAAACATTTTgcaaaaatcaaatgaaagaaCTATAAAGGCCTTTGAAAAATGTATCAtacattctttattaaaataaaggagCAGAGataagagtgggagaggggcctATCCCAAGAGTTGAGAGAGGGACTCTTAGTGAATGGTTTGGCATAGACTTTTGCCACACAAAGCCTTAAATCACCCAGCACAGATCGAGCACTGTTCTGGGGGTTAAAACCAGAAGTGGGAGTctgtcaagaaagtgaaaatcaGGAGAGCAGCAAACTAGAAGCTGGTATCCTTTCTTAGAAGGCACTACCACTTCTTGAACCCTTCATTCCTTCCAAGAGTCTGTTTTACTCTTTAGGACACAATTTCCCACAGTTTTCCCAGTAGGCAGGAATACTGTGTCCTCTAGGAGGCTGGGATAAAGTGAGGGGTAGTGGGCATGAGGTATGCCTAACATAAGGTATAGGAAATAAGAGTATGTGTTCACTGAGTGTTTCGGAAATTAATGAGGCCCAGGTGCCACCCATACTTCTTATACAAATGACATTTTCCTAACCTTAACTCCTTAACCCAAAATAGGTTCATGTGAGTCACTGGGGAAAGACCTACTTCCCAAATACCAGTAACAAAATCCATTTCTGTGACCATTTTCCCCACCAGACTTTGGGCTACTTGCTGAAATCTTTCTATCCTGTGTCTAGAATGTGCTGAAATGTAGAATCCAGGCTTAGAGACAATCAAAAAGGTGAGTGGCCAAAAGCTTGAGACTTCATCCTCAGGAAGGTCTCCCTACTCCTAAAAGGAGATCAAGCACGCAGGGCAGGTTTAAGGTGGGGAGAAGTGAGAATGCACCAAGATGAAGAGGGAGAATTTAAAACTGCACAGGTTTCTCAGCCTAGTCCCTGTGCAAAAGGATCAGATCTACAGTCAAATTCCCAAGACAGGCCCCTCTCTAGCTGGAAGAACCTTCAGGCCCCAAGCAAAAACTGCACTGAGGCAGCCCAAACTGAGCTCCCTATCCCGCCTCCCTAAGCCAATCCAGTCAAGGCGGAAACCCACTTTGTAGCTTCCCAAATGACTTCCCACATGCCTCGATGTCTTCACTGTCTCTATCAAATTCTTCGCTGGCCAACTCAAATGCCACCTACTTCCAgaggccttttctttctttctttcttttttttttttaagattttatttatttatttaacagacagagatcacatgtaggcagagaggcagacaaagagagaggaggaagcaggctcccggctgagcagagagcctgatgcggggctcgatcccagNNNNNNNNNNNNNNNNNNNNNNNNNNNNNNNNNNNNNNNNNNNNNNNNNNNNNNNNNNNNNNNNNNNNNNNNNNNNNNNNNNNNNNNNNNNNNNNNNNNNgagcctgatgcggggctcgatcccaggaccctgagatcatgacctgagccgaaggcagaggcttaacccactgagccacccaggcaccccaccagaggccttttctgaccacaaaccAGCAGTGACCTTACTTCTTCAACCCAGGGGCTGAGATCCTATACCAATTCCTGATTCATGTCAGGACAAATGAACTCTTAGCCTCAGCTTACCTGTCTCTAGAATGGATTCACAAAGCCCGCTCACACAAGCACAGAAAAGGCACAGAAAGCTGGGAAGGCAGGGTTTCCCAGAGACCGAGGTTGAAGAACCTAAACGCTATAAAGGTTTAAGGGTGAGATAAGATAAAAGGGGTGGGGCGAGCGGGATAGACAGGTTCCTGCACACCCCACTGCGGAGACTGTGGAGAAGCTGGGGCTTTAACAGGGGTAGGAGCCTGGGCAGGCGTCTCCTCTGTAATCTGTCCCCTCCCGGCCTCCGTACTATATGAACCCCGCAGTCCTACTCCTGCTCTTCTGCAGGTTTTCTTCTGGGCCCCACGCCCCAGCCTCTCAACCCTCATTCCCGAGCCTCGCCCGCCGCGGCCGCACCTGGTCCGAGTCCTCGTTCTCGCTGCTGTAGCAGCACCCCATGGCCGGGGTCGGGCCGGGCACTCAGGCCGCGCCGAGGAGGGACGGCGTCCGTCAGGAGCCCTTCCGGTCACATGACCCGTGGCTGCATCCAGCAAGCAGCCACCAGCCTCCCCGCCTATCCCTTCCCAGAGTCGCGCCGCGGCTGCCGCAATACTGCCTTCCGGCCCCGCCTCCACCGCGTGATCATCGCCAACCAATAGGCAGGCTCACCTCCTTTGACAAAACGCAAGACACGTGACTCGATGAAAGGGGGGCGGATCACATGACTTCAGCTTCTTGGAGCTCGCGTTTTCTTCCACCGGCTCTAGAGGTCCTCCTCCTATTTGGTGGGGTGGCTGCTAGGCTACCTTTCTGAGGCAATGAGTGAACTTATACCAAATGCTATCATGATTTGCTATCCTAAATGCCATTGGAGGGGCTTGTGGGATTGAGGCTCCAAGCTTCTAGAGCACAACGTTTGTATACAAACTTTGGACCCAGAGATGCCCAGCCCGCAGTTGTGGACACCTAAAGAGTATGGCGCCCAACGGAGTTCTCAGCACCTACTGAGGATCGGAAACTTACTGGAAGAAAAGGTCTTATTCCTACGCAAACCGGAGCAGAGCTCAATCCTAGAAGAGAGAGAGCGCCTCACGGGCTTTGCCCTCAGGCATTTCTCGTCAATCTTAATGGCCTTTTTACAGCAATCATAGTAATCTAACACAATGCTGTTTTCTTAGAACCATCCCATAGCTTCTCTTGGACGCTGAACACAGGTCCACGTATGTCATTCAAGATCTTGCAGACCCTCTCACCTGCCTCCCATTCCAGCATCTGGGTCATGGAGGTTGGTAGTGATTGTGGTGGCAGTGCAGGGATGACTGGAGTGATGCCTCACTAGCCATAAGAAAATACTTGCAGTTCCCTAACTGACCTAGCTATTCCACGTGTGCCTGGAACATTGTCTCCCCACCAGGTCTGTCTTCTGTCTTCAACCCTCACTACAAACAGTATTTTCCTGATTGCCATCTTCTATCCCATTATTTGGGAATGTCTAGCTCCCTGTGCTTAATTCTTATCATGTTGATTCCTTCATTTATCTTATCAAAAACTACTGTCCAGGGTGCAAGGGTGGCTCattgagttaaagcctctgccttcggttcaggtcatgatcccagagtcctaggatcgatccccacatccggctctctgctccacagggagcctgcttcctcctctctctctctgtctctctgcctgcctctctgccaacttgtgatctgtcaaataaataaaaatctttaaaaaaaaatactgttcctGATGTGCCACACACCCTTCTGTCAAGATACATAGCAGTTCACAAAACAGTGCAAAGAGCACTGCATTATGTCTATTCTACATTTCTGGATCAGTATCTTCATTCAAACTTggagttcctggaggaaggggGCAAGACCTGACTCCCTTCTGAAACCCACATCCTGGCATTTGCTTAGCAAAAAGTTGAATTTTGAATTACTTGAATTTTGAATACACTTTGGCTCACAC of Mustela nigripes isolate SB6536 chromosome 1, MUSNIG.SB6536, whole genome shotgun sequence contains these proteins:
- the LRRC51 gene encoding leucine-rich repeat-containing protein 51 isoform X1, with the translated sequence MSRQDYMNTSVQEPPLDYSFRSIHVIQDLLSEEPRTGLRPLRHSKSGKSLTQSLWLNNNVLNDLRDFSHVVSLLLEHPENLAWIDLSFNDLTSIDPVLTTFFNLSVLYLHGNSIQRLGEVNKLAVLPRLRSLTLHGNPIEEEKGYSPSLPHRQYVLCTLPPITTFDFSGVTKADRATAEVWKRMNIKPKKVRIKQNAL
- the LRRC51 gene encoding leucine-rich repeat-containing protein 51 isoform X4: MSRQDYMNTSVQEPPLDYSFRSIHVIQDLLSEEPRTGLRPLRHSKSGKSLTQSLWLNNNVLNDLRDFSHVVSLLLEHPENLAWIDLSFNDLTSIDPVLTTFFNLSVLYLHGNSIQRLGEVNKLAVLPRLRSLTLHGNPIEEEKGYSGVTKADRATAEVWKRMNIKPKKVRIKQNAL
- the LRRC51 gene encoding leucine-rich repeat-containing protein 51 isoform X3 encodes the protein MVEFQALVTDLLSEEPRTGLRPLRHSKSGKSLTQSLWLNNNVLNDLRDFSHVVSLLLEHPENLAWIDLSFNDLTSIDPVLTTFFNLSVLYLHGNSIQRLGEVNKLAVLPRLRSLTLHGNPIEEEKGYSPSLPHRQYVLCTLPPITTFDFSGVTKADRATAEVWKRMNIKPKKVRIKQNAL
- the LRRC51 gene encoding leucine-rich repeat-containing protein 51 isoform X5, encoding MVEFQALVTDLLSEEPRTGLRPLRHSKSGKSLTQSLWLNNNVLNDLRDFSHVVSLLLEHPENLAWIDLSFNDLTSIDPVLTTFFNLSVLYLHGNSIQRLGEVNKLAVLPRLRSLTLHGNPIEEEKGYRQYVLCTLPPITTFDFSGVTKADRATAEVWKRMNIKPKKVRIKQNAL
- the LRRC51 gene encoding leucine-rich repeat-containing protein 51 isoform X7; the protein is MSRQDYMNTSVQEPPLDYSFRSIHVIQDLLSEEPRTGLRPLRHSKSGKSLTQSLWLNNNVLNDLRDFSHVVSLLLEHPENLAWIDLSFNDLTSIDPVLTTFFNLSVLYLHGNSIQRLGEVNKLAVLPRLRSLTLHGNPIEEEKGYR
- the LAMTOR1 gene encoding ragulator complex protein LAMTOR1, with protein sequence MGCCYSSENEDSDQDREERKLLLDPSSPPTKALNGAEPNYHSLPPTRTDEQALLSSILAKTASNIIDVSAADSQGMEQHEYMDRARQYSTRLAVLSSSLTHWKKLPPLPSLTSQPHQVLASEPVPFSDLQQVSRIAAYAYSALSQIRVDAKEELVVQFGIP
- the LRRC51 gene encoding leucine-rich repeat-containing protein 51 isoform X2, producing MSRQDYMNTSVQEPPLDYSFRSIHVIQDLLSEEPRTGLRPLRHSKSGKSLTQSLWLNNNVLNDLRDFSHVVSLLLEHPENLAWIDLSFNDLTSIDPVLTTFFNLSVLYLHGNSIQRLGEVNKLAVLPRLRSLTLHGNPIEEEKGYRQYVLCTLPPITTFDFSGVTKADRATAEVWKRMNIKPKKVRIKQNAL
- the LRRC51 gene encoding leucine-rich repeat-containing protein 51 isoform X6 gives rise to the protein MSRQDYMNTSVQEPPLDYSFRSIHVIQDLLSEEPRTGLRPLRHSKSGKSLTQSLWLNNNVLNDLRDFSHVVSLLLEHPENLAWIDLSFNDLTSIDPVLTTFFNLSVLYLHGNSIQRLGEVNKLAVLPRLRSLTLHGNPIEEEKGYS